DNA from Megalops cyprinoides isolate fMegCyp1 chromosome 14, fMegCyp1.pri, whole genome shotgun sequence:
GgataatgcgtgtgtgtgtgtgtgtgtgtgtgtgagaatctTGATTAATAAATACAGTAGGAGTCTCTGCTTGATGCACAAAGCCCcaaaatatttcaacagcatttgctgactgaaagcagaaaaacaatGTATATGCCAGTATATTTTTATGCACTTCACTATACGCTTATCTCTCTGTGTTGAAGTAACAATGTAACAGATTGAcagtggggagaggggagcaCACTCATACCTTTTCACAAACCTAAAAGATTTAAATCAAGAAACAGAGGGATATGATAGCCTAGGAGTACACTCCTTTGGCATGTTACGTAGAGAAGTAAACTTACTGTGCTACTTGTTTACAGTGAAGAAAATGGCGTATGATGTTTCTTGTGTAATATCAGAATTCTCCTATGATGTTTTCCACAATAAAAGAGTGGTTCTCAAGCTAGTATACTGTTCTGGAATAACGGCCTACGACCGGGGAAGAGGTGTGATGTGCTGAAGTCAGAGGTTTATTCCTGACAAGAATAGTGAGTTTATTCCTGACAACAATAATAGGGCAGTTTGACCTCATTTTGGGCTTATATCTGCACAACCTGTTTCCGGGTTCCCAAAATCCAGTTTCTTGGCATGCCTTGACCTCCCCAGCTCCACCTGCACAGCCAGCAGGTGGTGACCATGTAATTCAGCACGGCCCAACAAAATGCAGTATGTATTAAGAGATAAGTGTTACAATTCAGCAAGTagaccattattattattattttactatttaCACTATTTTATACTATACACATGATGTGTTTGTATTATAGGACAGATAAAAACTATTATGCATAAAGTGACACATCCCAACATATGGACATAAAGGGACTCACCTGTtactaatgaataaatgaacacaacTGACAGCAATGTCTGAAGACACAGACCCAATGGCCAGGTAAACACAGATACACCAGGCACCCATAATGTGACAAACCCCACATTCATATAGAAAGGGATAACTCTGACAGCTAAGGTAAAAGGTCCTGTTTAAAGGGACATATATGACAGGAATCAATAAAAGGACATACTTGATGGCAGCTGGACATAAAGGGACATGCTTGACAGCTATGTATATTGGAATTTACCTGGCAGCTGAcctgaaaatattaacaataatgtaaactgaaactgaaaggtAAAATGTtcttactactactactactactaataataataataataatgactagtagtagtagtaacattATTTTGTAGGCTGTAAAGTGGGGATTGTTTCCTAGCATCACCAGAAATCAGGAGGAGCTGATTGGTTAAATGAATCCTGATCATAATCATATTGTTGCTGGTTCCCTTAAAAAAGGATTTGAATTGGGAGGCTGCGGTCGGCACTGCGTCTTCTCTCTTTAATGAAGCTCTGCAACTGAGGATGTGAGAAGCCTACTGATCCTTGTCCTattcacagacaggaagagcaTTGTGCCCCACGCAAGGGAGGAGTGAAGCCCTGGCACTCTGCCCTCGGCAAAGAAGGGCCTCTTCAGTCCCCTGGCCCCCCGCTTCACCCCACATTCAATCCCTTTCCCAGCAACTGCCAAGACAGCTAGCATCTCAACAGGAACTCTGCACAATACTGGTCCCAGTCTGATCCCTCTACAGATCGGGGAATatactccaaaaaaaaaaaaaaaaaaaaaaaaaacaaggggtAAAGAAATAACACCATGTTGTATTAGATATTTCACTCCATTATATATGGTGTTCAAATCGTGGCAGTTTGTAAGGAAATAGATGGTTTCTCCTTACACGCCTCCCTCTAGAGCACCTTCAAAACATTGAATTGGGCCTCCTTCTCAGTGTCAGGTAGGTGCTCACCACCTCCACCAAGCCTTTTGTCAGAACCGTTTCTTGAGTGAGTGCGTATGTATGAATCCTGTGTGAAGAGTTCTCAGTGTTGGCATACTTATAACTTATTCTGTCAATCTTCTGTCAATTCTGAGATCACAGTACAATGATgcaatacattacagtataacTAACTCACAACTGTGTAGAAGAGTGAGCAAGGTTTTACACTGTCTGCACTGTAGGAAATATGACAAGTGGCTAACACTAAAAGGTTAATAAACAGTTAATAATCTCCCCTTCGATACATCTGTCTCTAAGGAGCTCTGCTTTGCCTCTGCTCCTTACTGTGCTTGCCTCTATGACCAGTTGGCTCTTGTGTTATAGGAATGGTACCAACTATTGCATTTTGCCAGGTTCACTATATGATGACTGGTTGTATGATTCTGACATGGCTGGCATGCTTAGACTTActtattaatatgcatttatcATACCAATATATCTGAAATCAGCCCTAAACAATGAGATGCAATTGCCAGTATGGCAACATGGTTACAATCAGCAatgacaatatttatttatcctgTTATAGAGGAAATAATACCATCATCTTTAAAGAGATGTGGtctgaatttaaataattaaaaaaaaaaacaagaaatataaaatattgacaGCAAGCTGTGCAATATGACTAAGCTGAAGTCACTCCATCTTAAAACCTGGATACATGCACTTGTGGCAAAAATCTTCAGAAACACCACATATTGAAGTGAGTCATAAATGCTGGCATAAGCAATTATTGTAGATTGTGACAAACTAACACACCACATGTCTACTTCTCGCTGATTTTATCCTGCCCATAGCAGATTTCAAAAACAGTTGGTGCTGAAACAAAAAGACTCAAATGAGTCCTGTATTAGAGCAGgtattttacaatgcatttccaaatttaaaaagagacCACAAGGTATTGGGTATtatgcaaaacataaataattccAATGAGTAACTCCCAATATTATTGATATTGGTAAGACATAGGTTGTCAGAACTTCATCCTGCATATTGTCACTTTGAATCCAATGTGGTGGGTCAGAACTCATCACAGCTTTCACCAggcaatatttaaatatatatgtttatatttacttCTGTTACATATTGCATCAGAGATGTGACTGAAATTTTAAAACCTGCGGGAGAGTGCAAGCGTCTGCTGTGAAGAATTTGGACTTCTGAGCAGGCAAATCTTTCAGGGAACACAAAAGTGCTATTCCAGTTAGGCTGGGAGTGCTCTATCTGCACAACAGTGGCATCTGCAGGACAAAGAAGATATTGCAATGAGGTCTCTGGGGACATGCTGACTGCAGTTTAATTAGATCTGGTTGATCTAGTATGATacataacaacagcaatatttACACCAGCTCTTTACCCCCATGGATTTCACTCTGTGTAACAACATAATGTTATGTTGCGGCAAAGGTGTTAGGGAAGTGTGTGATCCCAGTAGGCCACGCAATCAAATCCCAGAATTGGCCgctgctgttctacccttgaGCGAGGTACGTAAGCTGGCTTTTTCTATAAATATCCTGTACAAATGGAttgcatttaaaacatgtaagcTATAACAGTTGCCTTGGATGAATAGTATTGTCAATAATgtcaaataataatgaattgatGTTTGCATCCAGTTTAAAACACATAATTTATATGCATTGCATGTTCATTCTTTTGTGTAGTTGTAAGTTCCCCCCACCCACAAAGGTGTTCACTCCAACCTCTATGTCTCAGTGACTAACTTGTGCTACTGTACAATTTCAAGGTTCTGTAAGTCCCACACACTGTCTGTCAGTACATTGCTTAGCCACTGAAATTACTTTCATTATATCGAGGTGCGGTTATGACTCTTCACTGTTTAAACACAGCAGCATGTCATCACCAAACAATGTAGAAAAGTCTGCAAGTCTTAATCACTAGtaattaatctgttttaataataataaataacatgttataatgtaaatgtcagcatGCTGCTACAGTTAACAGAGCAATGGTCATGAAAGAGAAGAGCCTACTAGACATTATGGCAGATTGCATCCTTATTCCTCAGATAGACACAACCATTTTGATATGATGTTTCTTGAACTTGAGCTTCCCATCTTTGACCCCAAAATAATGCTTCCTAATTACTTTGCTGGGTATAATAACACTTGAACAGTAGGAAATTCAACTGCAagtgaatgagagaaaaatggGAAGGAATTGATGCTGTGATGCAGTATGCAAGCTTTTGTAGATTTCTTCATTATGGAAGAGATGAATCAAGAGTGTACTTAAATTGTCCACATTCTGTACTAAATGCATGTCTTACTGTTACATATCGTAATATGACAGGTATCTTGTTTTGCCAATCAGAGCAAACTGAGTAGaatctttttttaatagttGTTGAAAAAGATGCCTACTGTCAGTCATTCATACCAGCACAGTGTGGGAACTTGTACATGTCCATCACTTGTGAGGTGATAACCTTTTAACCATAACATATGAATAAAGCATGTTTTCTCAACAGCTTTATATTGTTgggttattattaatattaatatgaaggTTTGGCATCTGCAGCTTCCATGTAATGCATCTAAATTTAAAAAGGACTAATACTTcactttgcattttgtcatttcttaaTACTGGGAGATATGCAggcttttttaaacacaaaacaaagtaaCTATATAATCTATAGatgttggttaaaaaaaaaaaaaaaaaaaaaaaacattgtcaatGATAGTGTGTGTCACGCCCAGGCAAAgtcaaaattaaacaaaaagaaaaaacaaagcacaaacacttcattttaagtgtcattttattttcatctacctcctaaaatgtaaatgagacaGATCATGGTTGCGGTAAGGCTTGTATCTTCTTTTggtcatcatttacatttaaatgttgaCAAGTTATCATTAAGACACTTTCATTCTAATCACAAGAACATCATTTAACTGACAGAGACGCACACAAACTGGGATTCTGCAATCACACCCTTGCAGAGGGATTTAGCAATGGGCACTCCATCgtgcttttttcctttaagaGATTCATTCTGTCCTGTAATGCCAGACTTCACTAAGAAATTCATCTTCTTATAAACTGCATGATCTTTATGTTAATATGTTAGGGATTATGCTCAGAAGGTACTCTTACCAGAATCTGACTCACTCAAGATATATGGTTTCCTTCACCCAGTACTGCAGTCATATGTCAAGCTGTTTTTGCATGGCCATCTGACTACTTGCACAACAATACATTTGATACAGAATCAATGGGGAATACACATGACCCAGCTTCCAGACAGAAATTCTGGAGATTCCATGAACATTTGGACTTCCAAAGTAGAGAGACACATACCTAGGAGGAGGAACATTAGGGACAGAAAAAAGAGCACTTGTTTGTAGATGGCACAGGACTGGCAGCCATGAAGATATCATTTGGAGATTGGTGAAAGCACGCCCTTCATTACTGAATGCCAGCTGAAGTGTCTATGGCCCTGCCGACACAGTGACTGCTTCAGCTGATATGAGACAATAGTGGACAAAAGAGGTCCACTATTCCTTTCCACATATGAAGGTAATCTGTGACTGCAGGCATTGTGAGACAGTCACACCCCTAACAAACATGAGATCGATTCCCATTAATGCCCATTCCAAGAAAACACAACAGGACAGTGGTGGACTTTATTGCTTGCTTAAAATCAAGCATATTTACACCAAAATTCACTTagattttcaaaagaaacagatgaatagcaaattaatttaaagttaTGATGACGGTAAATACTCTTAATCATGAGTGGTGATCTCTCCATGTATCTTGCTCCACGGATAGATTTCATCttcattgtattgttttgatGAAACCATTGATGTTCACTGATTTTCAGTAACTCCATCAAAGCATCTTTTGCtctcaaaattaatttctcattttaactAAGTAACAAATATTATCATTTACAAGATATAATGGAGAGCAGGCTGGAGAGTgaacataatgtaaataaacCTGCATCAAATTCACCCCCACCAccaaaataatattatattattagtaTACTATGCAAGAACCTTTTCACTTTAAGGCAAATAACATGAGGACACTCTGACTATggcaatttacattttgatattttaaccCTAGAGTCATAGATTGTGGAATTCATTCACACCCATTCATAGTTTTTGTAGCCACACACTCAGTGCTCAATGCAGAAATTCTTCACATCGCAGAAAAAGAAATCCCATCCAGAAAAAATTAAGATATATTATCTTCCATATTTAGCTTTAAGGTAGAGCACCCCCCCCACTCACGATACTATGTCACTATAACAGCAGAAGTGGTTATGCTGTGTAACAGCCACACTTTATTGCTAACATGTTTGTTATCACATCTTGCTGTAGTCTTCACATTAGTATTTTCCAAAAGATAGAATATCAAAGTTCAAAATAATAGGCTACATTGTGCATGTGTCCAACCAATCTCTTTGTTTGTACTTCAACACAGGCACTCTCACAGTTCAGTGAGACGCACCCAAGATCTGTACAGTCGCTTAACGCTGACCATTTACTATTGCCAAAGAACGGATGGGAGTCCAGAATCAGACAACTAAGTTTGCCCATAAAATTATTCTTCCTAAATGTAACTTTCCGTCCGATTTTCTTTCGCACAATAAAAGAGTGCTTTAGTGAAAGTGTGCCGTCATGCCTGAGGTGTGAGAGACAAAAACGCAAAGGCAGCATAAACTACTCTGTCAGTCAATACAATTGATAGTATTAGTATattataaatgatgaaaatcaaTGTTGTAAGTTTGGCACCATCTATCCAATCCCCTTTAAATCTCATGTACACTGCTAGCAATTTAATTGAAAGATATCATTTCCGACATGTCCTTATTACAATTATAATCATTTGCCATTTCAATCACGTTCTAGTGTTGGATATTTGAAGACATTACTTTAGTTAAACATTACTTAATTACCTAATGAAATACCTTTATCACTGAAGAGGTCATTCACCCACAAGGTAAGACCCCTCTTCAAAAAGGTTTGCTACTTCCTGACTGGTCAGAGCTTGTGacataaataatggaaaaaaatggtttgcGAATACAAATTAGCAGTTTGATATCCTCCTATTGCCTCATCAAAATGAGTTTAGCAACAAACCCTAATTACACAACCAAATGATGTATTATCTTCATTTTAGCATAAATAACCTAGCCAATATTCCATACATTATGAAACACATATAGTAGACCTCAAAACATCACTCAGTGTTATACTTGTTACGACCTACCCATCACGAGAACCTCCTGTACTGCCACACACCCACGGATGAGCAAGCTTTTAACCAGCACGCAGGAATGTCACCAAGCTCTACCGACCAGTGAAGGACGCGGGGCGTGTAATGGCAGCCATCTGGCCACACGCGAGGCCGCTCGAGCCGGAACGCCCCAACCTTCAGTCCCGTTTCCCGGGTGCGAGCGCCCGCGGTTACGCGCGATCaacagcaggtggcgctggAGCGGGGCTTCCTGTGAAGGTTGACGGTGTCCGTGGGGATGAGGTGCTCCGCCCTCTCGTCCATGGCCAGGACGCGGCGCACCGCCTCCTCGAAGGCCGCCGCCACGTTGGTGGCGTCCTTGGCGCTCGTCTCGTAGTACGGGTAGTCCCCGTTCTCCCGGCACCACTGCAGCGCGTCCTCGGCCGACACCTGCCGCTCCGTCACATCCAGCTTGTTGCCCAGCACCACGAAGGGGAAGCTCTCGGGCTCCTTGACGTCGGCGTAGTAGATGAACTCCTTCTTCCAGTTGCCCAGGTTGAGGAAGCTCTGGCTGTCGTCCACGCTGAAGGTGAGCAGGCAGCAGTCCGAGCCCCGGTAGAAGGGCGTGCGCAGGCTGCGGAAGCGCTCCTGGCCCGCCGTGTCCCAGATCTGCATGGTGACCAGGTGGCCGTCCACCTCCAGGTCCTTGTTGAGGAACTCCACGCCGATGGTGTGGAAGAGGTGCGTGTCGAACTTGTTGGTGACGTAGCGGTTCATGAGGGAGCTCTTGCCCACGCCGCCGTCCCCCAGCAGGATGACTTTCAGCAGGGACGACTTCGCTGCCATGGCTGtccgagggggagggggggggctcttCCTGAACGCGACGCAACCTGGAAGGCACAGCAGAGAGGGCAAAACTGCTAAACTGCAGCAGTCTGCTGTTCTTACTTGACCACAGGGCTGTCTCTCATCTACATCCTGGATAGACCTTCCTGTTTGCACTTCGCAGTAAGTCAGTTACAGCCATTACTTCCTTCTGGAAACCGAGAGCAGCCTGTCATCAACCACTGACGCAAATCAGCTTTCTTTACTGTGTCATCCTTAGCAGATCAGGGCTATCctgatcacagacacacacagcagcggGGCTCAGCATGCCCGAAGTGATAGATGCAAGCCATCTCTAAACGCTCTTAGAAACAACAAATATGAATCTTTTATATATCAAATATGAACATTATATTTTCACAGGAATAATCTGCTTTTGAGTTTCAGGactacatctttttttttatcaataagAGGCACATGATATGGAGAAGATCACATGATTTGGCAGTTGACAGTCACGTACTAGTAACTGGCCCCTAATTATGGAGCTCTGCAGCTaaatctattattattagtattttacTACTCGCATGGTGTTGAGGCAGATGTCTCAGTTTTATCAGAATCTAACCACCTCCTTACAGTATTTctatactaaaaaaaaaaaaaaaaacagtatagtaaaaaaataaaatattatcattaaatCACTGAATCACATTGTGTTATCACAAACCCTAATCtaacactgaaaataactgTACATATCTGCAAATTGACTATGATTAAGCAGgtattttgtaaatttataTATGCTATGTCTATAAGCCTATTCTCTATGACAAATCGTCAAAGCCACAAAACTGGAAATAACTTTTTCGGGAACAAAACaatgtcataaaaatgtttaaaactgttCCCAAAGTAACAGCAAAATACTATCCAAACATTTTACTTAGCCTGATTTTCCAGCTGTCAAACCAAAATACATGAAGACAGCATGATGTTAGTTTAGAGTGATTAGGTTTTCTACGTCAGAACTTGGACGTCTCTCTGGTCAAACTCATGCCAGAGATATAATACGTATTGCGAGATGGATTTTTTCAAGTGCACCCAACACATTCTAGATCTACGGCCTAATATGCCGGGGATTTTTCCATAATTTTGACCAAATCGTTGCTCTTTTCATTACTCTGGCTTACATAATGTCACGAGTTTGGTGGTGACAAAACTATGTGCAGGCCTGagtaaatggggaaaaaagaggctGCTTAAACGCTAATCAAATCTGAGGTAAAACTACAAAGTGGAGGCTTTTACTAGCCCCCCAGGGCTTGTGTAATTAGTATTAAATACTAGTACCTGATTAATCATGCAAAAAGTAGTCTTTTCTACAGTATTTTCTATTGgtttataaaaaggaaaatcGACACCATGTAGCTGATGACCACCTTGAGTTGTGCCACcgctaaataaaatgtatggcaataaatgaaaaattgagAATAGAGCCATGATAAAGAACGTTTTCTGTAATAGTTCAGATTAATTAAATGGTACCATCAAGTCTCAGAAATATTATGataacagtaacaacaataatacaataataaagtAATCCAGTACAAACACTACAGAAAGGCAAAAGGGCCAAAAATTTTTACCTTTATTGTTCTGTGTAGCTCATCATTCACGACCTGAAGGAAAAGTGGTTGCAGGTTAGTTTATTCACATCATGATAAGGCTTTTAAAGAATCGAGACAGATAGTGGATGAGACCTGACTGTTACTGATACCAAAGATAGGACACCAGGTCAACATGATAATTCCTGTGAGAGCAAACTCTCTGGGGTCAATTTTACTTAACCCCAAGATTGTTAATTGTAAATTCTGTCAGATTAACTATAgaaacatatgcacatgtaaaATACAGCTCACCTAAGTCAACTGACCAGTCCACAGCTGGTAAGTTATATCACTGATCTTTCAGTGAGTAAGCTATCTACTTTAAAAGGCAGCTGCTGAATGTGCTGAAAGTAGACACAAAAAACCAAATCTCACCTTCCTGTCAACCCCAATATTACCACCTAGTATCCAATCACCAGGACAGGAACTATTTTTTTAGGgcaaaaatgtttgcatgacAGACTGAAAATCCACTGGTGTATTCAAGGTC
Protein-coding regions in this window:
- the LOC118789150 gene encoding ras-related protein Rab-9A, yielding MAAKSSLLKVILLGDGGVGKSSLMNRYVTNKFDTHLFHTIGVEFLNKDLEVDGHLVTMQIWDTAGQERFRSLRTPFYRGSDCCLLTFSVDDSQSFLNLGNWKKEFIYYADVKEPESFPFVVLGNKLDVTERQVSAEDALQWCRENGDYPYYETSAKDATNVAAAFEEAVRRVLAMDERAEHLIPTDTVNLHRKPRSSATCC